In Arthrobacter burdickii, one DNA window encodes the following:
- a CDS encoding glycoside hydrolase family 6 protein — protein sequence MRLRSTKVLALAVVGVMLSASGAAAATDFTAPCTTAETACLAQRLTAVEAWIEANDTDAPVPSPSPSPSATPTAAPATWDGSIRFGSVAAGKATSLAVTITSPSGSQGNKVVYVEAWQNNVRKADVFVEGRDLTGTTTQNLSLPALPAGVYELRLMVFDGPPAGSYAWGALRLSSVEQNLTVPAATTPVSTTTGVLYDGPGQVDQFAGFEILKTTPTAHWFAGGTPAEVQAEARQRVTAANGKVVSMLAYNVPIRDVGSYSSGGAANPAAYRAWIDALAAGIGTAPVIVAVEPDALGHLGDLPAAQQTERIESLKYAVQKLKANPKAKVYVDASNWIDASEMANRVKRIIPAGVTIDGISVNVSAYNSNASIIDYGNRVITASKLPWKMIVDTSRNGVATATTWCNPTGQGLGKLPTLSSGVPNVDAFLWLKAPGESDGTCNGGPRAGLFFPERAQELINKAKF from the coding sequence ATGCGTCTCAGATCCACGAAGGTTCTTGCTCTGGCAGTGGTCGGGGTGATGCTCAGCGCCTCCGGTGCTGCGGCAGCCACCGACTTCACTGCCCCTTGTACAACGGCAGAGACGGCCTGTCTGGCCCAGCGGCTCACGGCTGTCGAAGCATGGATCGAGGCGAACGACACGGATGCGCCCGTACCCAGCCCGAGCCCCAGCCCCTCCGCAACACCCACCGCGGCTCCCGCCACGTGGGACGGTTCGATCCGCTTCGGATCTGTGGCTGCTGGAAAGGCGACCTCTCTCGCCGTCACCATCACCTCACCGTCGGGTTCACAGGGAAACAAGGTCGTCTACGTCGAAGCGTGGCAGAACAACGTCAGGAAAGCGGACGTGTTCGTGGAGGGCCGGGACCTCACCGGGACGACGACCCAGAACCTCAGCCTCCCGGCACTCCCAGCGGGCGTCTACGAGCTTCGATTGATGGTGTTCGATGGACCTCCCGCGGGTTCCTACGCCTGGGGGGCCCTGCGCCTCAGCTCGGTCGAGCAGAACCTCACTGTTCCTGCTGCAACAACCCCGGTTTCCACGACCACGGGGGTCCTGTACGACGGGCCCGGACAGGTCGACCAGTTCGCCGGATTCGAGATCCTGAAGACCACTCCGACGGCCCATTGGTTCGCAGGCGGCACACCGGCCGAAGTTCAGGCCGAAGCCCGGCAGCGGGTGACTGCGGCGAACGGGAAGGTCGTGAGCATGCTGGCCTACAACGTCCCGATCCGGGACGTCGGCAGTTACTCCTCCGGCGGGGCTGCGAACCCCGCGGCATACCGGGCATGGATCGACGCCCTCGCCGCAGGGATCGGCACCGCTCCCGTCATCGTCGCCGTGGAGCCCGATGCGCTCGGCCACCTCGGAGACCTGCCGGCCGCCCAGCAGACGGAGCGTATCGAGTCCCTCAAGTACGCGGTGCAGAAGCTCAAGGCAAACCCGAAGGCGAAGGTCTACGTCGACGCGTCGAACTGGATCGACGCGTCGGAGATGGCGAACCGCGTCAAGCGGATCATTCCGGCAGGAGTCACGATCGACGGCATCAGCGTGAACGTGTCCGCCTACAACTCGAACGCCTCCATCATCGACTACGGGAACAGGGTCATCACGGCTTCCAAGCTCCCGTGGAAGATGATCGTGGACACGAGCCGGAACGGTGTCGCCACAGCAACCACGTGGTGCAACCCGACCGGGCAGGGACTCGGGAAGCTGCCGACCCTCAGTTCCGGAGTCCCGAACGTCGATGCCTTCCTCTGGCTCAAGGCTCCGGGCGAGTCGGACGGTACCTGCAACGGAGGACCCCGCGCCGGCCTGTTCTTCCCGGAACGCGCCCAGGAACTCATCAACAAGGCCAAGTTCTAG
- a CDS encoding acyltransferase family protein, which produces MLRTYRVDGEAAISTTPGPRIGWLDSLRGVAILLVVVLHAGESLRVAGGSTAGIDGLNLFLEPFRMPVLMFLSGILLPRSVAKPWREYLAGKVSLVAWPYLLWSLIILAASGDLSPGGVAQIFYLAPTYLWYLWFILAFYALAYPLRRISPLVASGAGLVASLVLPDGSRPETMVFLAAFFFLGAWCAVHPRLLERAPANPWLLGAGAASAVAVGVFNVLDRNVLYRTEYAWGVLGGLVVVCWLFPRLGSTWATGALEFVGRYSIVFYVAHLGPIMITLALADGLGLAGEWFVFPLLLLGGVGVPLGLAWMYSTREHASVNLLFELPALKSRPRERAKASAGRGPERGFSPGA; this is translated from the coding sequence ATGCTCAGGACGTACCGAGTCGACGGGGAGGCCGCCATCAGCACTACGCCCGGGCCGCGGATCGGCTGGCTGGACAGCCTGCGCGGCGTCGCCATCCTCCTCGTCGTCGTGCTGCACGCGGGGGAGTCCCTCCGGGTCGCCGGCGGATCCACTGCCGGTATCGACGGGTTGAACCTCTTCCTCGAGCCCTTCCGGATGCCCGTCCTGATGTTCCTCTCGGGGATCCTGCTGCCGCGGTCGGTCGCGAAACCATGGCGCGAGTACCTCGCCGGCAAGGTCTCCCTGGTCGCATGGCCGTATCTCCTCTGGTCGCTGATCATCCTGGCGGCGAGCGGCGATCTCAGCCCCGGCGGCGTGGCACAGATCTTCTACCTCGCACCGACCTACCTCTGGTACCTCTGGTTCATCCTCGCCTTCTACGCGCTCGCCTACCCGCTGCGGCGCATCTCGCCGCTCGTCGCGTCAGGTGCCGGCCTGGTGGCCTCGCTGGTGCTGCCCGACGGCAGTCGGCCCGAGACAATGGTCTTCCTCGCTGCGTTCTTCTTCCTAGGTGCCTGGTGCGCCGTGCATCCCCGGCTCCTGGAGCGGGCTCCTGCTAATCCCTGGCTGCTCGGTGCGGGAGCGGCCTCGGCAGTCGCCGTGGGCGTGTTCAACGTGCTCGACCGGAACGTCCTGTACCGCACGGAGTACGCCTGGGGAGTCCTGGGTGGACTGGTCGTCGTCTGCTGGCTCTTCCCCCGGCTGGGATCCACCTGGGCGACGGGCGCGCTCGAGTTCGTCGGGCGCTACTCGATCGTCTTCTACGTCGCGCACCTCGGACCGATCATGATCACGCTCGCGCTCGCCGATGGCCTCGGACTGGCGGGGGAGTGGTTCGTGTTCCCCCTGCTGCTCCTCGGAGGCGTCGGGGTGCCGCTCGGCCTCGCCTGGATGTACTCGACGAGGGAGCACGCCTCGGTCAACCTGCTGTTCGAACTGCCGGCGCTGAAGTCCAGGCCGCGCGAGCGCGCGAAGGCTTCCGCCGGGCGAGGGCCTGAGCGGGGTTTCAGTCCTGGCGCGTGA
- a CDS encoding DUF6314 family protein, with amino-acid sequence MASSAALPVVDPLAFLAGSWSTRRHLLDRSSGTEGIFTGITTFTPDDDGLRWDEEGTMSWPSFQGPASRSYRVTAQGTTMAIHFPDGRLLCRLDLRSGRAHDEHWCSPDTYLVDFRVPSFGTVEYSWDVTGPAKDHLLTTTLTRQD; translated from the coding sequence GTGGCATCGAGCGCAGCCCTCCCCGTCGTCGACCCGCTCGCCTTCCTCGCCGGCAGCTGGTCGACCCGCCGCCACCTGCTGGACCGCTCGAGCGGCACGGAAGGGATCTTCACGGGTATCACCACCTTCACGCCCGACGACGACGGGCTGCGGTGGGACGAGGAGGGCACCATGTCCTGGCCGTCCTTCCAGGGGCCCGCCTCCCGCTCCTACCGGGTCACGGCCCAGGGCACGACGATGGCGATCCACTTCCCGGACGGACGGTTGCTCTGCCGGCTCGACCTCCGCAGCGGCAGGGCACACGACGAGCACTGGTGCTCTCCGGACACCTACCTCGTCGACTTCCGGGTTCCCTCGTTCGGCACGGTCGAGTACTCCTGGGACGTCACCGGACCGGCGAAGGACCACCTGCTGACGACGACGCTCACGCGCCAGGACTGA
- a CDS encoding MarR family winged helix-turn-helix transcriptional regulator: MSLSTDVRLLALAQSFRTTLRHAVYLSRSMDSDGELTTMQMSTLSMAAEEPLRVSRVAANLGIRVPSATEQIIKLEQAGLVLRQPDPTDSRGVLVQLTDKGRAAWEAASRRRNERVAALLDQLDEDERATLAAALPIIEKLNHTA, translated from the coding sequence ATGAGTCTCTCTACCGACGTGCGGCTGCTGGCCCTCGCGCAGTCCTTCCGCACCACCCTGCGCCACGCCGTGTACCTCAGCCGCTCCATGGACAGCGACGGGGAGCTGACCACCATGCAGATGAGCACCCTCAGCATGGCGGCGGAGGAACCGCTCCGGGTGAGCCGTGTGGCCGCCAACCTCGGCATCCGCGTCCCCTCGGCCACCGAGCAGATCATCAAGCTCGAACAGGCCGGGCTCGTCCTCCGGCAGCCGGATCCTACCGACTCGCGGGGTGTCCTCGTCCAGCTCACGGACAAGGGCCGGGCGGCCTGGGAGGCGGCCAGTAGGCGCCGTAACGAGCGCGTGGCCGCGCTGCTGGACCAGCTCGACGAGGACGAGCGCGCCACGCTCGCGGCCGCCCTGCCGATCATCGAAAAACTGAACCACACCGCCTGA
- a CDS encoding MFS transporter — MTTHAQPAQPASVLDEDKQSFFRQPKAVWATALAAVFAFMGIGLVDPILPAIAENLDASPSQVSLLFTSYFLVTAVAMLVTGFISSRIGGKKTLLLGLGLIVVFASLSGLSGDVATLVGFRAGWGLGNALFVATALAVIVGVASGGTATAIILYEAALGLGISLGPLLGALLGGWQWRAPFFGTAVLMAAAFIALTILLPATPRPATTTSLKDPLVALGHKGLRTTASSALFYNYGFFTILAFTPFVLGMDAYGIGAVFFGWGLMVAVFSVLVAPALQRMLGTTRVLLLTLAALVLVLVGLTLAAERSVTAVVVLVIISGALLGINNTLYTELAMGVSDFPRPVASAGYNFVRWMGGALAPFAATKLAEIFDPQATYAVAAVMVLVAGAVVFAGRASLTHAAEVGE, encoded by the coding sequence GTGACCACCCACGCGCAGCCTGCGCAGCCCGCATCGGTCCTTGACGAGGACAAGCAGTCCTTCTTCCGGCAGCCCAAAGCAGTATGGGCCACAGCCCTGGCGGCCGTGTTCGCCTTCATGGGCATCGGTCTCGTCGACCCGATCCTCCCTGCCATCGCCGAGAACCTCGACGCGTCACCGAGCCAGGTGTCCCTGCTGTTCACGAGCTACTTCCTCGTGACGGCCGTGGCGATGCTCGTGACCGGCTTCATCTCCTCGCGCATCGGCGGGAAGAAGACGCTCCTGCTCGGACTGGGACTGATCGTGGTGTTCGCCTCGCTCTCGGGCCTGTCCGGTGACGTGGCCACGCTGGTCGGCTTCCGGGCCGGCTGGGGCCTCGGCAACGCGCTCTTCGTGGCCACCGCGCTCGCCGTCATCGTCGGCGTGGCCAGCGGCGGTACCGCGACAGCGATCATCCTCTACGAGGCGGCCCTCGGCCTCGGGATCTCGCTCGGCCCGCTGCTCGGTGCGCTCCTCGGCGGCTGGCAGTGGCGTGCGCCGTTCTTCGGCACCGCCGTGCTCATGGCCGCGGCGTTCATCGCCCTCACCATCCTGCTGCCCGCCACCCCCCGGCCCGCCACCACGACATCGCTCAAGGACCCACTCGTCGCACTCGGGCACAAGGGCCTGCGCACCACGGCGTCGAGCGCCCTGTTCTACAACTACGGGTTCTTCACCATTCTCGCCTTCACACCCTTCGTGCTGGGGATGGATGCGTACGGTATCGGTGCCGTGTTCTTCGGCTGGGGCCTCATGGTCGCGGTCTTCTCGGTCCTCGTGGCGCCCGCGCTGCAGCGCATGCTCGGCACCACCCGGGTGCTGCTCCTGACCCTCGCGGCCCTGGTCCTCGTGCTCGTGGGCCTCACCCTGGCCGCAGAGCGCTCGGTGACCGCCGTCGTCGTGCTGGTGATCATCTCCGGCGCCCTGCTGGGCATCAACAACACCCTGTACACGGAGCTCGCCATGGGTGTCTCGGATTTCCCGCGGCCCGTCGCGTCCGCCGGCTACAACTTCGTCCGGTGGATGGGAGGAGCGCTCGCACCCTTCGCCGCGACGAAGCTCGCCGAGATCTTCGACCCGCAGGCCACCTACGCCGTCGCTGCGGTCATGGTGCTCGTCGCGGGAGCCGTGGTCTTCGCCGGCCGCGCCTCGCTCACGCACGCAGCCGAGGTCGGCGAGTAG
- a CDS encoding DUF1810 domain-containing protein — protein sequence MTDTYDLARFIAAQEASGTYEQALAELRNGRKVGHWMWFVFPQMKGLGSSPTSVRYAIGSIDEARAYLAHTLLGPRLMESVHTLLNLPGSDPVGVLGGIDARKLQSSMTLFHRAGPQEPWFKAVLDRYYAGQEDRATTAILDG from the coding sequence ATGACCGACACCTATGACCTCGCACGATTCATCGCCGCGCAGGAGGCCTCCGGCACCTATGAGCAGGCCCTCGCCGAGCTGCGGAACGGCCGGAAGGTGGGGCACTGGATGTGGTTCGTCTTCCCGCAGATGAAAGGACTCGGCAGCAGCCCGACGTCGGTCCGGTACGCCATCGGCTCGATCGACGAGGCCCGCGCCTACCTGGCACATACCCTGCTCGGACCCCGACTGATGGAAAGCGTCCATACCCTCCTCAACCTCCCGGGAAGCGATCCGGTCGGGGTACTCGGCGGGATCGACGCCCGCAAGCTGCAGTCCTCCATGACGCTCTTCCACCGGGCCGGCCCGCAGGAACCGTGGTTCAAGGCCGTGCTCGACCGGTACTACGCGGGCCAGGAGGACCGGGCGACGACGGCGATCCTCGACGGCTGA
- the trxA gene encoding thioredoxin, with protein sequence MSTINITEASFPETIEGNDIVFVDFWADWCGPCKQFAPVYDAVSQQHEDVTFAKVDTEAEQSLAAAAGITSIPTLMAFREKVLVFSQPGALNATQFGELVDAVKGLDMKAVHEQIAQQQAQGGSPAGDAQ encoded by the coding sequence ATGTCGACAATCAATATCACTGAGGCAAGCTTCCCGGAAACCATCGAGGGCAACGACATCGTGTTCGTCGATTTCTGGGCCGACTGGTGCGGGCCATGCAAGCAGTTCGCGCCCGTGTACGACGCCGTCTCGCAGCAGCACGAGGACGTCACCTTCGCGAAGGTCGACACCGAGGCGGAGCAGTCGCTCGCTGCGGCCGCAGGGATCACCTCCATCCCGACGCTCATGGCGTTCCGCGAGAAGGTCCTCGTCTTCTCCCAGCCCGGTGCCCTCAACGCGACGCAGTTCGGCGAACTCGTCGACGCCGTCAAGGGACTGGACATGAAGGCGGTGCACGAGCAGATCGCGCAGCAGCAGGCCCAGGGCGGAAGCCCGGCCGGGGACGCGCAGTAG
- a CDS encoding putative quinol monooxygenase: protein MTQPVDVTAVFTPLDGEFFRVKLALDIAIEQVVQEPGCIRYEITDAQEDRIVLTEQWESTELLDTHLRGPAVQDLNESLSALLARPVDVVRSDQAA, encoded by the coding sequence ATGACCCAACCCGTAGACGTCACCGCAGTATTCACCCCCCTCGACGGCGAGTTCTTCCGCGTGAAGCTCGCCCTCGACATCGCCATCGAACAGGTGGTGCAGGAGCCCGGCTGCATCCGGTACGAGATCACGGACGCACAGGAGGACCGCATCGTCCTCACGGAGCAGTGGGAATCCACCGAACTCCTGGACACGCACCTGCGCGGACCTGCCGTGCAGGACCTCAACGAATCGCTGAGCGCGCTGCTGGCCAGGCCTGTCGATGTGGTGCGTTCGGACCAGGCGGCCTAA
- a CDS encoding DNA-3-methyladenine glycosylase family protein: MSIAPAAVSSGAEAAEWIPDGPYNLAGTVGTLQCGPHDPSFIVQGPDRWLAFRTSDGPVTLALRQRGSLNDSRIQATAWGPGAARALESLPRLLGAEDDWSAFDSPRFRAGLPELARKGRYLDPGLRLPASRRMLDTVARAILEQKVTGLEAKRAWRYLLTRYGDAAPGAGDSAPAALRLPPTAEQWRRVPSWDWHKAGVDSKRSATILRAALVASGLERLASLPGGEAVRAGLRSVPGIGVWTVAEVVQRTHGCPDSISVGDYHLAAYVGAALTGRRTDDAGMIELLEPWRGQRQRVVRSLYSSGFRKPTFGPRLSPEDHRRR, translated from the coding sequence ATGAGCATCGCCCCCGCCGCCGTTTCCTCCGGCGCGGAAGCTGCGGAATGGATTCCCGACGGCCCGTACAACCTGGCAGGGACGGTGGGTACGCTGCAGTGCGGCCCGCACGACCCCTCGTTCATCGTCCAGGGCCCTGATCGCTGGCTCGCGTTCCGGACGAGTGACGGACCGGTCACGCTCGCTCTGCGGCAGCGCGGCTCGTTGAACGACAGCCGCATCCAGGCCACGGCGTGGGGGCCGGGTGCCGCCCGGGCGCTCGAGTCCCTTCCGCGCCTGCTCGGCGCGGAGGACGACTGGAGTGCCTTCGACAGCCCCCGGTTCCGCGCGGGCCTGCCCGAGCTCGCCCGCAAGGGCCGGTACCTCGACCCGGGGCTACGGCTGCCCGCGTCGCGCCGCATGCTCGATACGGTGGCCCGGGCGATCCTCGAACAGAAGGTCACGGGCCTCGAGGCCAAGCGCGCCTGGCGCTACCTGCTCACGCGGTACGGGGATGCCGCTCCTGGTGCGGGAGATTCCGCCCCCGCGGCGCTCCGCCTACCCCCGACCGCGGAACAGTGGCGCCGCGTCCCCTCCTGGGACTGGCACAAGGCCGGAGTGGATTCGAAGCGCTCGGCGACCATCCTCAGGGCGGCCCTCGTGGCGAGCGGACTGGAGCGCCTCGCGTCGCTGCCGGGCGGGGAGGCCGTCCGCGCCGGCCTGCGGTCCGTTCCCGGCATCGGCGTGTGGACGGTGGCGGAAGTGGTGCAGCGCACGCACGGCTGCCCCGACTCCATCTCGGTGGGCGACTACCATCTCGCGGCCTACGTGGGCGCGGCCCTCACCGGCCGGCGGACCGACGACGCCGGGATGATCGAACTGCTCGAACCCTGGCGGGGGCAGCGCCAGCGGGTCGTCCGATCGCTCTACTCGAGCGGCTTCCGCAAGCCGACCTTCGGGCCCCGTCTGTCCCCCGAGGACCACCGGCGGCGCTAG
- a CDS encoding CapA family protein, with product MAEVRRARAGKIPSSAARGRRPRPALSTGRRLGVLLGLALLCGGCTADRSGDAAETSTPAAPATSSPSSSPTQSSQACEDCVGIVLTGDLLVHPQLWEQAAEDAAVTGKPPLDFEPLLAGQRPYLAAGTLGICHLETPVADPQGPFSGYPQFNVPPQIVVAAKEVGYDACTTASNHSMDWGPEGVERSLAALDAAGLPHTGSYVSAADAGKALILDQPEAKVAVIEATYGLNGLVPDQPWRVDMLDAPTMIAKARAAREQGADIVVAALHAGDEYASVPNAQQTEVAHALADSGEVDFIYGHHTHSVLPIEKYNGTWIVYGLGNGVTELSPTYEVNNEGLMVRARLSRDDAGAWSVSGLDWLPSLIVAGPYRWCSLAPDQPAGACSSPEQEAAVRERTRSVVESLGAAEAGARQWELSTEGPGR from the coding sequence ATGGCAGAGGTGCGGAGGGCTCGGGCGGGGAAGATCCCGTCGTCGGCGGCCAGGGGCCGGCGTCCGCGTCCCGCGCTGAGCACGGGCAGGCGTCTCGGCGTCCTCCTGGGGCTGGCGCTGCTGTGCGGCGGGTGCACCGCGGACAGGTCCGGCGATGCCGCGGAGACGTCGACACCGGCCGCTCCAGCAACGTCGTCCCCGTCGTCGTCCCCGACGCAGTCCTCCCAGGCCTGCGAGGACTGCGTCGGGATCGTGCTCACGGGCGACCTCCTGGTGCATCCGCAACTGTGGGAGCAGGCCGCGGAGGATGCGGCGGTGACGGGGAAGCCTCCGCTCGATTTCGAGCCGCTTCTTGCGGGGCAGCGCCCCTACCTCGCGGCCGGGACGCTGGGGATCTGCCACCTGGAGACCCCGGTGGCCGACCCTCAAGGGCCCTTCTCGGGGTACCCGCAGTTCAACGTCCCCCCGCAGATCGTCGTCGCCGCGAAGGAAGTCGGGTACGACGCCTGCACCACTGCCAGCAACCATTCGATGGACTGGGGCCCGGAGGGCGTAGAGCGTTCACTCGCGGCCCTGGACGCGGCGGGCCTCCCGCACACGGGTTCCTATGTAAGCGCCGCCGATGCCGGGAAGGCCCTGATCCTCGACCAGCCGGAGGCGAAGGTGGCGGTCATCGAAGCGACCTACGGCCTCAACGGGCTGGTGCCCGACCAGCCCTGGCGGGTGGACATGCTCGACGCGCCGACGATGATCGCCAAGGCCAGGGCCGCCAGGGAGCAGGGAGCGGACATCGTGGTCGCAGCCCTGCACGCCGGAGACGAATACGCCTCCGTCCCGAATGCCCAGCAGACCGAGGTGGCGCACGCGCTCGCCGACAGCGGCGAGGTGGACTTCATCTACGGACACCACACCCACTCGGTCCTGCCCATCGAGAAGTACAACGGCACGTGGATCGTCTACGGCCTGGGGAACGGGGTGACCGAACTGTCGCCCACCTACGAGGTCAACAACGAGGGGCTGATGGTGCGGGCCCGCCTCAGCCGGGACGACGCGGGCGCCTGGTCGGTCTCCGGGCTGGACTGGCTGCCGTCGCTGATCGTCGCCGGGCCCTATCGCTGGTGTTCGCTGGCGCCCGACCAGCCGGCCGGCGCCTGCTCGTCGCCCGAGCAGGAGGCGGCCGTCCGGGAGCGCACCCGGAGCGTGGTCGAATCCCTCGGCGCAGCCGAGGCGGGAGCTCGTCAGTGGGAGCTGTCCACGGAGGGCCCGGGACGCTAG
- a CDS encoding tartrate dehydrogenase, whose protein sequence is MTNTYRIAVIAGDGIGKEVMPEGLRALRAAADAYGFEVDAVEFDYASADYYLEHGQMLPDGWFEELRRFDAIFFGAVGWPDVVPDHVSLWGSLLQFRRHFDQYVNLRPVRLLPGITSPLAGRKPGDVDFYVVRENTEGEYSSVGGRMFEGTDRETVIQDTVMTRTGVDRILKYAFDLAQKREKKHLTSATKSNGISITMPYWDERVEAMAGRYDDVRVDKFHIDILCANFVLHPDWFDVVVASNLFGDILSDLGPACTGTIGVAPSGNINPDRTFPSLFEPVHGSAPDIAGKGIANPVGQIWSASMMLDHLGETEAAAGILGAIESVLATGGDALTRDLGGTGTTASLGGTIASVIAGAR, encoded by the coding sequence ATGACGAACACCTACCGGATCGCGGTCATAGCCGGCGACGGCATCGGCAAGGAGGTCATGCCGGAGGGCCTTCGAGCACTCCGCGCGGCCGCGGACGCGTACGGCTTCGAGGTGGACGCGGTCGAGTTCGACTACGCCAGCGCGGACTACTACCTGGAGCACGGCCAGATGCTGCCCGACGGCTGGTTCGAGGAACTGCGCCGCTTCGACGCGATCTTCTTCGGAGCCGTCGGCTGGCCCGACGTCGTGCCCGACCACGTGTCCCTGTGGGGCAGCCTGCTGCAGTTCCGGCGCCACTTCGACCAGTACGTCAACCTGCGCCCGGTGAGGCTGCTGCCCGGGATCACCAGCCCCCTCGCCGGCCGGAAGCCGGGCGACGTGGATTTCTACGTCGTCCGCGAGAACACCGAGGGTGAGTATTCGAGCGTCGGGGGCAGGATGTTCGAGGGCACCGACCGCGAGACGGTCATCCAGGACACCGTCATGACCCGCACGGGTGTGGATCGCATCCTGAAGTACGCCTTCGATCTTGCGCAGAAGCGCGAGAAGAAGCACCTCACGTCCGCGACGAAGAGCAACGGCATCTCGATCACCATGCCGTACTGGGACGAGCGCGTGGAGGCGATGGCGGGCAGGTACGACGACGTGCGCGTGGACAAGTTCCACATCGACATCCTCTGTGCGAACTTCGTACTCCACCCGGACTGGTTCGACGTCGTCGTGGCGAGCAACCTCTTCGGGGACATCCTGTCCGACCTGGGGCCGGCCTGCACCGGCACCATCGGCGTGGCGCCCAGCGGAAACATCAATCCGGACCGCACCTTCCCCAGCCTCTTCGAACCGGTCCACGGCTCCGCGCCGGACATCGCCGGCAAGGGCATCGCGAACCCGGTGGGACAGATCTGGAGTGCGTCGATGATGCTGGACCACCTCGGCGAGACGGAGGCAGCCGCCGGCATCCTGGGCGCCATCGAGTCGGTGCTGGCCACCGGCGGCGATGCGCTGACGCGGGACCTGGGCGGCACAGGGACGACGGCGTCGCTCGGCGGAACCATCGCCTCGGTCATCGCAGGGGCGCGCTAG
- a CDS encoding SLC13 family permease — MNLRSASRAILPVLAALCIGTGALPGPDLAELWGRIWPILLFVAAMTVATDLLFAAGVFEKIIAASARAAGGRTLVLWLVTVLLAVACTVFFSLDTTAVLLTPLVVLLARRAGLPPLPFAVTIVWLANTASLLLPVSNLTNLLVQEGLQLSPAQFAGLVAGPALVGVVVPCAVLLLIFRRQLAGRFSPAPPRPAEDRVLLYCGYAVLALLLPALVSGLPVALSATLAAVVLAVLCAVRRPGALTVKMLPVAPLVLALSLFVLVTAAHAQGLDAFVAPMAGTGEGFPDLLRLAAVGAAGANAVNNLPAYLALEPSAASPLRLAALLVGVNLGPLVTPWGSLATLLWAERLRSLGLSIRWVPFGLAGLLVTALTLPSAVVVLSWGR, encoded by the coding sequence TTGAACCTTCGCAGTGCCTCCCGCGCGATCCTGCCGGTCCTCGCGGCGCTCTGCATCGGAACCGGCGCGCTGCCCGGTCCGGACCTGGCGGAGCTGTGGGGGCGCATCTGGCCGATCCTGCTCTTCGTGGCCGCCATGACGGTGGCCACCGACCTCCTCTTCGCTGCCGGGGTCTTCGAGAAGATCATCGCGGCCTCGGCCCGCGCGGCCGGAGGCCGGACCCTCGTCCTGTGGCTCGTGACGGTCCTCCTCGCCGTGGCCTGCACGGTGTTCTTCTCGCTGGACACGACGGCCGTGCTGCTCACTCCGCTCGTGGTGCTCCTCGCCCGCAGGGCCGGTCTGCCGCCGCTGCCGTTCGCAGTGACGATCGTCTGGCTCGCCAATACCGCGTCGCTGCTCCTGCCGGTGTCCAACCTGACCAACCTGCTGGTGCAGGAAGGGCTGCAGCTCAGCCCGGCGCAGTTCGCGGGCCTCGTGGCCGGCCCTGCGCTGGTCGGGGTCGTCGTGCCCTGCGCCGTCCTGCTGCTGATCTTCCGCCGGCAGCTCGCGGGGCGATTCTCCCCCGCCCCTCCCCGCCCGGCCGAGGACCGCGTGCTGCTGTACTGCGGGTACGCGGTCCTTGCACTCCTCCTGCCGGCACTCGTCAGCGGGCTGCCGGTCGCACTGAGCGCGACCCTCGCCGCGGTGGTCCTGGCCGTCCTCTGCGCGGTCCGCCGGCCCGGCGCGTTGACGGTGAAGATGCTCCCCGTTGCTCCGCTCGTCCTCGCGCTCAGCCTCTTCGTCCTCGTCACCGCCGCGCACGCACAGGGCCTCGACGCCTTTGTCGCCCCCATGGCAGGTACCGGCGAAGGGTTCCCGGACCTGCTGCGACTGGCCGCCGTAGGAGCGGCCGGAGCGAACGCCGTCAACAACCTGCCCGCCTATCTCGCCCTCGAGCCGTCCGCGGCCTCCCCGCTACGCCTCGCCGCCCTGCTCGTCGGCGTGAACCTCGGTCCCCTCGTCACTCCCTGGGGCTCGCTCGCGACACTCCTCTGGGCCGAGCGGCTGCGATCCCTGGGCCTGTCCATCCGCTGGGTGCCCTTCGGCCTCGCCGGGTTGCTGGTGACGGCACTGACGCTGCCGTCCGCCGTCGTCGTGCTCTCCTGGGGCCGATGA